The following proteins come from a genomic window of Corallococcus sp. NCRR:
- a CDS encoding TetR family transcriptional regulator has product MMLRALPLLLSLFVAAPAGAASGLEQARAKAQTARTEARSLRTRQQGLRDELNGVAARIEALKAQRQGKLTAGGELESALRRSQELSGELTGLAQSVSGADGEVERAHLALHGALSQELTRLRAAWDATTDRTERARLLEQMRSVRGEREAVRAALPASQVPALDGAARGDDPEDLLAQADALRDTQDKVRQRLQALKARITEVREERDLDRRMNDFLGEESMFDDQDRRLRMRTVGDRGLQVAPTQRGGRQPEVIPTDSMVESPDYAGDPTHGPGVGGNPAVDSPALSATASDRRPQVDPVRAQALAAGGLEDLSSLEQEATRLESLARELDGRAGALERRAKTLAP; this is encoded by the coding sequence ATGATGTTGCGCGCCCTCCCCCTCCTCCTGAGCCTGTTCGTGGCCGCTCCCGCCGGGGCGGCGTCCGGCCTGGAGCAGGCGCGCGCGAAGGCGCAGACGGCGCGCACGGAGGCACGCTCCCTGCGCACCCGGCAGCAGGGGCTGCGCGACGAGCTCAACGGCGTGGCCGCGCGCATCGAGGCGCTCAAGGCCCAGCGCCAGGGGAAGCTCACGGCGGGCGGTGAGCTGGAGTCCGCGCTGCGCCGTTCGCAGGAGCTGAGCGGGGAGCTGACGGGGCTGGCGCAGTCGGTGTCCGGCGCGGACGGCGAGGTGGAGCGCGCGCACCTGGCGCTGCACGGCGCGCTGTCCCAGGAGCTGACGCGGCTGCGCGCGGCGTGGGACGCGACGACGGACCGGACAGAGCGCGCACGGCTGCTGGAGCAGATGCGCTCCGTGCGCGGCGAACGCGAGGCCGTGCGCGCGGCGCTGCCCGCCTCCCAGGTGCCAGCGCTGGATGGCGCGGCGCGCGGGGATGATCCAGAGGACCTGCTCGCGCAGGCGGACGCGCTGCGCGACACCCAGGACAAGGTGCGCCAGCGGCTCCAGGCCCTGAAGGCCCGCATCACGGAGGTGCGCGAGGAGCGCGACCTGGACCGCCGCATGAACGACTTCCTGGGCGAGGAGTCCATGTTCGACGACCAGGACCGCCGCCTGCGCATGCGCACGGTGGGCGACCGGGGCCTGCAGGTGGCCCCCACCCAGCGGGGCGGCCGGCAGCCGGAGGTGATTCCGACCGACTCGATGGTGGAGTCTCCGGACTACGCGGGCGACCCGACCCACGGCCCGGGAGTCGGAGGCAATCCCGCCGTGGACAGCCCGGCCCTGTCCGCCACCGCCAGCGACCGCCGTCCCCAGGTGGACCCGGTGCGCGCCCAGGCGCTGGCCGCGGGCGGCCTGGAGGACCTGTCCTCGCTGGAGCAGGAGGCCACCCGCCTGGAGTCCCTGGCGCGCGAGTTGGACGGGCGCGCGGGCGCGCTGGAGCGCCGCGCGAAGACGCTGGCGCCCTGA
- a CDS encoding 23S rRNA (pseudouridine(1915)-N(3))-methyltransferase RlmH has product MKVRLLSIGKDRSGLFEPAVQEYARRLEHYTRFELLELNEASGRKLKPGEAKSAEAAAILGKRKPQDWIVALDERGTLLDSVELARYVAKAQTGSKDLLFVIGGDEGLDDSVRGAAHQVMSLSRMTLPHRLARVVLIEQLYRAFTILKGEPYHK; this is encoded by the coding sequence GTGAAGGTCCGCCTCCTCTCCATCGGCAAGGACCGCTCCGGGTTGTTCGAGCCCGCCGTGCAGGAGTACGCGCGGCGGCTCGAGCACTACACGCGCTTCGAGCTGCTGGAGCTGAACGAAGCGTCGGGCCGCAAGCTCAAGCCCGGCGAGGCGAAGTCCGCGGAGGCCGCCGCCATCCTGGGCAAGCGCAAGCCGCAGGACTGGATTGTCGCGCTGGACGAGCGCGGCACGCTGCTGGATTCGGTGGAGCTCGCCCGCTACGTCGCCAAGGCGCAGACGGGCTCGAAGGACCTGCTCTTCGTCATCGGCGGGGACGAGGGCCTGGACGACTCGGTGCGTGGCGCGGCGCATCAGGTGATGTCGTTGTCGCGGATGACGCTGCCCCACCGGCTGGCGCGGGTGGTGCTCATCGAGCAGCTCTACCGCGCGTTCACCATCCTGAAGGGCGAGCCCTACCACAAGTAG
- a CDS encoding sigma-54-dependent transcriptional regulator, with the protein MARILVIDDHDTLREGMTVTLTRSGHTVSAVRSGADGLAAYKKGPFDLVVTDLKMDGMDGIAVTRALKQVDPGAVVMVVTAFGTIETAVQAMQEGAYDFITKPFPPDVLRAKVDKGLELSATRRQVERLTARTDAHDADAALTHRDLVGDSEPMQRLLAQVRKVAASDATVLVRGESGTGKELVARMIHQRSPRKDGPFVVVHCAALAETLLESELFGHERGAFTGAVKRKLGRFELADGGTLFLDEIGEIPASVQTKLLRVLQEKELQRVGGEETLKVDVRVVSATHRDLQAEVKAGRFREDLYYRLHIVPLTLPPLRERPEDLPALARHFVAKHAPRVNRRVTGIDDATLHALTRHAWPGNVRELENVMEQALVFAEGETLTPQDLPSHLAGQTPRMDAGLPVPQGDRPLPEILEDLERQLIARAYEKAGGVKTETARLLGIKTSALYYKLEKYGFLPRGERPEEAP; encoded by the coding sequence ATGGCCCGCATCCTCGTCATCGACGACCACGACACCCTCCGCGAGGGCATGACCGTCACCCTCACCCGCTCCGGCCACACCGTGTCCGCGGTGCGCAGCGGGGCGGACGGGCTCGCCGCGTACAAGAAGGGCCCCTTCGACCTGGTCGTCACGGACCTGAAGATGGACGGCATGGACGGCATCGCCGTGACGCGCGCGCTCAAGCAGGTGGACCCTGGCGCCGTCGTCATGGTGGTGACGGCGTTCGGCACCATCGAGACCGCCGTGCAGGCCATGCAGGAGGGCGCCTACGACTTCATCACCAAGCCCTTCCCGCCGGACGTGCTGCGCGCCAAGGTGGACAAGGGCCTGGAGCTGTCCGCCACGCGCCGCCAGGTGGAGCGCCTCACCGCCCGCACGGACGCGCATGACGCCGACGCCGCCCTCACCCACCGCGACCTCGTGGGCGACAGCGAGCCCATGCAGCGGCTGCTCGCCCAGGTGCGCAAGGTGGCCGCGAGCGACGCCACCGTGCTGGTGCGCGGCGAGAGCGGCACCGGCAAGGAGCTGGTCGCGCGGATGATCCACCAGCGCTCCCCGCGCAAGGACGGCCCCTTCGTCGTGGTGCACTGCGCGGCCCTGGCGGAGACGCTCCTGGAGAGCGAGCTGTTCGGCCACGAGCGCGGCGCCTTCACCGGCGCGGTGAAGCGCAAGCTGGGGCGCTTCGAATTGGCCGACGGAGGCACCCTCTTCCTGGACGAGATTGGAGAGATTCCCGCCTCCGTGCAGACGAAGCTGCTGCGCGTGCTCCAGGAGAAGGAGCTGCAGCGCGTGGGCGGAGAGGAGACGCTCAAGGTGGACGTGCGCGTGGTGAGCGCCACGCACCGCGACCTCCAGGCGGAGGTGAAGGCGGGCCGCTTCCGCGAGGACCTCTACTACCGGCTGCACATCGTCCCGCTCACCCTGCCGCCCCTGCGCGAGCGCCCCGAGGACCTGCCCGCGCTCGCCCGCCACTTCGTCGCCAAGCACGCGCCCCGGGTCAACCGGCGCGTCACCGGCATCGACGACGCGACGCTGCACGCGCTCACCCGCCACGCGTGGCCCGGCAACGTGCGCGAGCTGGAGAACGTGATGGAACAGGCGCTCGTCTTCGCCGAGGGCGAGACGCTCACCCCGCAGGATTTGCCCTCGCACCTGGCCGGCCAGACGCCGCGCATGGACGCGGGGCTGCCCGTGCCCCAGGGCGACCGCCCCCTGCCGGAAATCCTGGAGGACCTGGAGCGCCAGCTCATCGCCCGCGCCTACGAGAAGGCCGGCGGCGTGAAGACGGAGACCGCCCGCCTGCTGGGCATCAAGACCTCCGCGCTCTACTACAAGCTGGAGAAGTACGGCTTCCTGCCGCGCGGCGAACGCCCCGAGGAGGCTCCGTAG
- a CDS encoding tetratricopeptide repeat protein encodes MSDARLEQFKKMTAQFPDAPMAWFSLGKLQLERKEYDSAIQSLETAVRLDPKYAAALVSLGDAYAGAGQTDKAKQVLTTARDHALAQQHPSLAEEIDERIADLD; translated from the coding sequence ATGAGCGACGCCCGCCTGGAGCAGTTCAAGAAGATGACGGCCCAGTTCCCCGACGCCCCCATGGCCTGGTTCTCCCTGGGGAAGCTCCAACTGGAGCGCAAGGAGTACGACAGCGCCATCCAGAGTCTGGAGACCGCCGTCCGCCTGGACCCGAAGTATGCCGCGGCCCTCGTCTCCCTGGGGGATGCCTACGCGGGGGCCGGCCAGACGGACAAGGCGAAGCAGGTGCTCACCACCGCCCGGGACCACGCGCTCGCCCAGCAGCACCCCAGCCTGGCCGAGGAGATCGACGAGCGCATCGCCGACCTGGATTGA
- the rsfS gene encoding ribosome silencing factor — protein MATKKKTPASKKAKAKSATRAPARKKTTAAKKAKPGVRPPPRKKTAAARKKAPKPAAPPAPPKPAENAKARELARRIGNLLLDKKATDVVILDMRGMTSYADYIVIASGESDRQVSAMAENVQVQLKQEAQPLRPISTEGLETGQWVLLDYDDVVAHLFNGEVRAFYDLDGLWADAPREKLS, from the coding sequence ATGGCCACGAAGAAGAAGACCCCTGCATCCAAGAAGGCGAAGGCGAAGAGCGCGACCCGGGCTCCGGCCCGCAAGAAGACGACGGCCGCCAAGAAGGCGAAGCCGGGCGTGCGTCCGCCGCCGCGCAAGAAGACCGCCGCCGCGCGCAAGAAGGCTCCGAAGCCCGCCGCCCCGCCCGCGCCTCCCAAGCCCGCGGAGAACGCGAAGGCGCGTGAGCTGGCGCGCCGCATCGGCAACCTGCTGCTGGACAAGAAGGCCACGGACGTCGTCATCCTCGACATGCGCGGGATGACGTCCTACGCGGACTACATCGTCATCGCCTCCGGCGAGAGCGACCGCCAGGTGAGCGCCATGGCGGAGAACGTCCAGGTGCAGCTCAAGCAGGAGGCGCAGCCCCTGCGCCCCATCAGCACGGAAGGCCTGGAGACGGGCCAGTGGGTGCTGCTGGACTACGACGACGTCGTGGCCCACCTGTTCAACGGCGAGGTGCGCGCCTTCTACGACCTGGACGGGCTGTGGGCGGACGCGCCCCGGGAGAAGCTGTCCTAG
- a CDS encoding NUDIX hydrolase has translation MAPVSAALTELLARHVPTDDKEREDLSRMRDFATSLKEPFSRSQVEAHFTGSAVVVDAAGGRVAMLHHAKLKRWLQPGGHAEAGDGGDMEATALREAREETGCRVYLHPTAPRPLDVDVHVIPARKDEPEHCHLDVRYLVVAEDPESLAHDPAESFGIQWLGWDEALTRADEAPLRRMLSKAREVLRAGGAA, from the coding sequence ATGGCCCCCGTCTCCGCCGCCCTCACTGAATTGCTCGCGCGCCACGTCCCCACGGACGACAAGGAGCGCGAGGACCTCTCGCGCATGCGCGACTTCGCCACGTCGCTGAAGGAGCCCTTCTCCCGTTCGCAGGTGGAGGCGCACTTCACCGGCAGCGCGGTGGTGGTGGACGCGGCGGGCGGACGGGTGGCGATGCTGCACCACGCGAAGCTCAAGCGCTGGTTGCAGCCGGGCGGCCACGCGGAAGCGGGAGACGGCGGCGACATGGAGGCCACCGCGCTGCGCGAGGCCCGTGAGGAGACGGGCTGCCGCGTGTACCTGCACCCCACCGCGCCGCGCCCGCTGGACGTGGACGTGCACGTCATCCCCGCGCGCAAGGACGAGCCGGAGCATTGTCACCTGGACGTGCGCTACCTCGTGGTGGCGGAGGACCCCGAGTCGCTCGCGCATGACCCCGCGGAGTCGTTCGGCATCCAGTGGCTGGGCTGGGACGAAGCGCTGACGCGCGCGGATGAAGCGCCCCTGCGCCGCATGCTGAGCAAGGCGCGCGAGGTGCTGCGCGCGGGTGGCGCGGCGTAG